The stretch of DNA AAACTGATCAATCTGGAAATTGTTCGTTTTGTTTTGATTTCCATAGTCTTCTCCTCATAAAAGTGTATGACCCCGCATATTTCTCGTGCAATTTTTTGCGTCCCATGCTGGTTTTTGTATCAGCTCTTGCCATTCGATTTGTGCAAAATACAATATAGTATAGCACAATGCTTTTGTTCTAACCCCGTTTCCCCCTCCCTTATTTCCTCATTTCGCGTTTTGGCGACCGATTGAAATGTAAGAACTCTTCTGAGTGTAAGAGAACGTATGTGATCTTCTATGCCGTTTTAGGGATTTATTTCTAAATTGTGCTACATATTGCTGATATTCTTGTCGCAAGTTGCATGAACTGCGAAAACTTCTGGTAAAAATTTATGGGGATTATTCATTTTTTACATTCTCTTCTTTCGCTCGTTTATCAGCTTTTGGGGGAAAGAACAGCGCTTTGCAAATTATTTCACAGGCAGGGTTGTTATGTTGGAAAATTTCTTGAACAAATTGCTGCTTTGCAGAATGAAATGAAAAAACTCAACAAAGGTTCTCGGAGCCAGCGCTGGATTGCTGCGATAAAGCGCGTTTTGAGTGTCTGTTGACAGCGCTGGAAGAGAAGTTCTTGTGTGCAAAAGATGATACATGTTGGAACTTGAATTTTTATGTAAAAAGATAAAAAAGACACGCGCCTGTGCTAACTCATCCCAAGCGCGTTTTTATAAAGTTGGATCACTGCTTCTTCTTCCATGCGTTCATGCTCTTCTTTTTTACGCAACCGTATAATGCTCCGAACAGCTTTACTATCAAAACCAGATCCTTTCAGTTCGGCATAAACTTCTTTAATATCTTCAGAAATGGTTTTTTTTTCTTCTTCTAGACGTTCTATACGTTCAATAAAAGCACGTAATTGGTTTACGGATATAGCGTGTGTTTGATCAGTTACTGTGTTCATTGCATGTTTCTCCGGATTGTCTATGTTAAACTATTTTTTATC from Bartonella taylorii encodes:
- a CDS encoding DUF2312 domain-containing protein, which gives rise to MNTVTDQTHAISVNQLRAFIERIERLEEEKKTISEDIKEVYAELKGSGFDSKAVRSIIRLRKKEEHERMEEEAVIQLYKNALGMS